One stretch of Lytechinus variegatus isolate NC3 chromosome 17, Lvar_3.0, whole genome shotgun sequence DNA includes these proteins:
- the LOC121430507 gene encoding histone H1, gonadal-like, translated as MPGSPQKRAASPRKSPRKGSPKKSPRKRSASPRRRQKSRARAATHPPVAEMIRAAITAMKERKGSSVAKIKSYIAANYRVNMTNLQPHIRRALRSGVASGALKQVTGTGATGRFRVGVVPKAKRPKSTAAAKAKKERARAKAAAKRARAAAKRKAAAAKKKAAAAKRKAAAKAKKAKKPKKKTAAKRKPAAKKTTKKSAKKSPRKAKAAAKRKPAKKAKRSPKKKAAKRRSPRKARK; from the coding sequence ATGCCTGGTTCTCCGCAGAAGCGAGCTGCGTCTCCACGCAAATCTCCCCGCAAGGGCAGCCCAAAGAAGTCTCCAAGGAAGAGGTCGGCATCTCCTCGACGTCGTCAGAAGAGCCGTGCTCGTGCTGCTACCCATCCTCCCGTTGCCGAGATGATCCGCGCAGCCATCACCGCCATGAAGGAGCGCAAGGGCTCGTCTGTCGCCAAAATCAAGAGCTACATCGCCGCCAACTACCGCGTCAACATGACCAACCTCCAGCCCCACATCCGACGTGCTCTCCGAAGCGGTGTTGCCAGTGGCGCCCTGAAGCAAGTCACCGGCACCGGAGCTACGGGAAGATTCCGCGTTGGAGTCGTGCCCAAGGCGAAGAGGCCCAAGTCCACTGCAGCTGCGAAGGCCAAGAAGGAGAGGGCTAGGGCCAAGGCTGCCGCCAAACGTGCCAGGGCCGCTGCCAAGAGAAAGGCTGCTGCTGCCAAGAAGAAGGCCGCTGCTGCAAAGAGGAAGGCTGCTGCTAAGGCCAAGAAGGCTAAGAAGCCAAAGAAGAAGACCGCCGCAAAACGCAAGCCAGCTGCAAAGAAGACCACGAAGAAATCGGCAAAGAAGTCTCCCAGGAAGGCGAAGGCCGCTGCTAAACGCAAACCAGCTAAGAAGGCAAAGCGTTCTCCCAAAAAGAAGGCTGCAAAGCGTCGATCTCCAAGGAAGGCCAGGAAGTAG